In one Pseudomonas sp. Bout1 genomic region, the following are encoded:
- a CDS encoding DUF1302 domain-containing protein, which translates to MNTKTKRGALPSLKFLTLVLANIGVMHQVQAMDLDTGENWDTSLNTTLQYTMGWRTQGRNAGVANNPSYDEGDYKFDKGDMVTNRVNALVELQGIYQQNLGYRLSGSAWKDFAYDDHVESNPAFADITSYSNSRYSSTTKKYSMRGAELLDAFMFYNTDMDQTPVYLKAGRFTQYWGNAFFFGFSNIGYSQHPIDYQKSFTSPGTEVKELFLPRTQLMATADLTPELSVTGQYFLEFRPNRFPEGGTYLGPFDFLYAGPNQALSLGGPFDAGHENKPKDINNNFGVKVSWSPEWAHGDLGFYYRQFDEVQPLALVDLYSGGGGSVHQEFVRNAKLYGFSYEVNLGPVSTGMELSYRQDTGLASALLNGQPDTPYNKGATGDIANFILNGVYTLGKTPLWDTGALVAELSYTRLVKVTDNKEVYNGIGYAGCAGGSKSDGCATRNALGVAVSFEPQWLQVFPSIDLSAPMSLTYGANGNPAYNGGAFYAEGTQIYSVGMRATYRQTHSATLQYNGYHWNAKHKDTDFGGGMAYSGGNGAIGLNDKGWIELQLKTSF; encoded by the coding sequence ATGAATACTAAAACCAAGCGTGGAGCGTTACCGTCTCTGAAGTTCTTGACCCTGGTATTGGCCAATATCGGGGTGATGCATCAGGTTCAGGCGATGGACCTCGATACCGGCGAGAACTGGGACACCAGCCTCAATACCACCTTGCAATACACCATGGGGTGGCGAACCCAGGGGCGTAATGCCGGGGTAGCCAACAACCCGTCCTACGACGAAGGCGATTACAAATTCGACAAGGGCGACATGGTCACCAACCGTGTCAATGCCCTGGTAGAGCTGCAAGGTATCTACCAGCAGAACCTCGGTTATCGGCTGTCGGGCTCGGCCTGGAAAGACTTCGCCTACGACGATCACGTGGAGTCCAACCCGGCGTTTGCCGATATCACCAGCTACAGTAACAGCCGCTATTCCAGCACCACTAAAAAGTACAGCATGCGCGGCGCCGAGTTGCTCGACGCGTTCATGTTCTACAACACCGACATGGACCAGACCCCGGTGTACCTCAAGGCTGGGCGCTTTACCCAGTATTGGGGTAATGCGTTTTTCTTCGGGTTCTCCAACATCGGCTATTCGCAGCACCCGATCGATTACCAGAAGTCGTTCACATCGCCCGGCACCGAGGTCAAGGAGCTGTTCCTGCCACGTACCCAATTGATGGCGACCGCGGACCTCACACCGGAGCTGTCGGTCACCGGCCAGTACTTCCTGGAGTTTCGCCCCAACCGGTTCCCCGAAGGGGGTACTTACCTGGGGCCGTTCGACTTCCTCTATGCGGGGCCGAACCAGGCGCTGTCGTTGGGTGGGCCGTTTGACGCCGGGCATGAAAACAAACCCAAAGACATCAACAATAACTTTGGGGTCAAGGTGTCGTGGTCGCCGGAGTGGGCGCATGGCGACCTCGGTTTCTACTACCGCCAGTTCGACGAGGTGCAGCCGTTGGCGTTGGTCGACCTGTACTCCGGTGGTGGCGGCAGCGTGCATCAGGAGTTCGTGCGAAACGCCAAGCTCTACGGCTTCAGCTACGAGGTCAACCTGGGCCCGGTGAGTACCGGCATGGAACTCTCCTACCGCCAGGACACTGGCCTTGCCAGTGCCTTGCTCAACGGCCAGCCCGATACCCCGTACAACAAGGGCGCCACCGGCGACATCGCCAACTTTATCCTCAACGGCGTGTACACCCTGGGTAAAACCCCGCTGTGGGACACCGGTGCGCTGGTGGCTGAACTCTCGTACACGCGCCTGGTAAAGGTCACTGACAACAAAGAGGTCTACAACGGCATCGGCTATGCCGGCTGCGCAGGCGGCTCCAAAAGCGACGGGTGCGCCACGCGTAATGCACTGGGTGTCGCAGTGTCTTTCGAGCCCCAGTGGTTGCAGGTGTTCCCAAGTATTGACCTGAGCGCACCGATGTCCCTGACCTACGGCGCCAACGGCAACCCGGCCTACAACGGCGGCGCGTTCTACGCCGAAGGCACGCAGATCTATTCAGTAGGCATGCGCGCCACGTACCGCCAAACCCATTCCGCCACCCTGCAATACAACGGTTACCACTGGAACGCCAAGCACAAAGACACCGATTTCGGCGGCGGCATGGCGTACAGCGGTGGCAACGGCGCCATCGGGCTGAATGACAAAGGTTGGATCGAGTTGCAGCTCAAGACGTCCTTTTAA
- a CDS encoding DUF1329 domain-containing protein, which produces MKKLKKIYLSGLTLAITLLAAQTGYAAVPAEEAKVLGTTLTKFGASAGASKDGAIPAYDGGLKTPPKVGANNYPDPFAGEKPLYTIQQSNMAQYKDQLGPGSIALLERFPDYKIDVYPTHRTMAYPDWFLDNTVKNATTATVGGAVEGDKVAGAAADGLPYQGIPFPVPKTGYEVLWNHFFRYAPPISRLRSSNWLVDSNGSQNPLPGIDAAYLHPWSEKTGELRKKTFDSMFGFWTTLFSPPTSAGTQFLNYYLPDATDISKVWFYTPGQRRVRRAPEFTYDTPMGSYAGVIVWDEPFGFVGRMDRFNMKLIGKKEMIVPYNVFGVTNQSTSTEILGKQFIKPQYMRWEKRNVWVVEADRKPDARHAYSKRNLYVEEDCWCLVGTESYDDGGKIWRVSQILNFPTWDIGGMNSDTWMFQDLRKGNYIIINAGRTEPGNYVRSFGSDEKLNLPLNPKALQSSSAR; this is translated from the coding sequence ATGAAAAAGCTGAAGAAAATCTATCTGTCCGGCTTGACCCTGGCCATCACGCTGCTTGCGGCGCAGACCGGTTATGCCGCGGTTCCTGCCGAGGAAGCCAAGGTGCTGGGCACGACGTTGACCAAGTTCGGCGCCAGTGCCGGCGCGAGCAAGGACGGTGCGATACCGGCCTATGACGGCGGCTTGAAAACCCCGCCCAAGGTCGGTGCCAACAACTACCCGGACCCGTTCGCCGGCGAGAAACCGCTGTACACCATCCAGCAATCGAACATGGCCCAATACAAGGACCAACTGGGCCCGGGCAGCATTGCGTTGCTGGAGCGTTTCCCTGACTACAAGATCGACGTGTATCCGACGCATCGCACCATGGCATACCCGGACTGGTTCCTGGACAACACCGTGAAAAACGCCACCACCGCCACCGTCGGCGGAGCCGTCGAGGGTGACAAGGTCGCGGGCGCCGCAGCCGATGGCCTGCCGTACCAGGGCATTCCTTTCCCGGTACCGAAGACCGGCTACGAGGTGCTGTGGAATCACTTCTTCCGCTACGCGCCACCGATCTCGCGCCTGCGCTCCAGCAACTGGCTGGTAGACAGCAACGGCAGCCAGAACCCACTGCCCGGGATCGACGCGGCTTACCTGCACCCCTGGTCGGAAAAGACCGGCGAACTGCGCAAGAAAACCTTCGATTCGATGTTCGGCTTCTGGACCACGCTGTTCTCGCCACCGACCTCGGCGGGCACCCAGTTCCTCAACTACTACCTGCCCGATGCCACCGATATTTCCAAGGTCTGGTTCTACACCCCGGGGCAGCGCCGCGTGCGTCGCGCGCCGGAGTTCACCTACGACACGCCGATGGGCAGCTACGCCGGGGTGATTGTCTGGGATGAACCGTTCGGCTTCGTCGGGCGCATGGACCGCTTCAACATGAAGTTGATCGGCAAAAAGGAAATGATCGTTCCCTACAACGTATTCGGCGTGACCAACCAGAGCACCTCCACGGAAATTCTCGGCAAGCAGTTCATCAAGCCGCAATACATGCGCTGGGAAAAACGCAACGTGTGGGTAGTGGAAGCTGACCGCAAGCCGGATGCACGGCACGCCTACAGCAAGCGCAACTTGTATGTCGAAGAAGACTGCTGGTGCCTGGTCGGTACAGAGTCCTACGACGATGGCGGCAAGATCTGGCGCGTATCGCAGATCCTCAACTTCCCAACCTGGGACATCGGCGGCATGAACAGCGACACCTGGATGTTCCAGGACTTGCGTAAAGGCAACTACATCATCATCAACGCCGGTCGTACCGAACCGGGCAACTACGTCAGAAGTTTCGGCAGCGACGAGAAGCTCAACCTCCCGCTCAACCCCAAGGCGCTGCAGAGTTCCAGCGCCCGCTAG
- a CDS encoding WD40/YVTN/BNR-like repeat-containing protein has translation MNPFNAIKLRAGCFATGLLCATLTLPAGAAFLDPLDLPARPMENLQSRPLQAVAKAGERLVAVGLRGLIMTSDDHGETWQQSAVPVQDDLVAVRFPTATDGWVVGHDGVILHSQDAGQTWEKQFDGRAAKDLFTRHYQPLADSGDADAQAALALIERNYKVGPALPLLDLWFEDAQQGYAVGSFGMLLKTLDGGRTWLPWLEHIDNPDVLNLNAIIGINGQLYIAAESGTVYRLNRATQRFDTLATGYDGSFFGLACQGQTVLAFGLVGTVYRSEDQGDTWAPLDTPSEAIITAGLALPDGQQFVLVNAAGDLLTGNQQGPAMALHKTARPARYTGILALGDGRFLMSSLEGIRTETPSDSTAQR, from the coding sequence ATGAACCCATTCAATGCAATCAAGCTTCGGGCGGGCTGCTTCGCCACGGGGCTGCTATGTGCCACGTTGACGCTACCGGCCGGTGCGGCATTCCTCGACCCCCTGGACCTGCCAGCCAGGCCTATGGAAAACCTGCAATCGCGCCCGCTACAGGCGGTGGCCAAGGCGGGCGAGCGGTTGGTCGCGGTCGGTTTGCGCGGCCTGATCATGACTTCCGACGACCACGGTGAAACGTGGCAGCAAAGCGCGGTGCCGGTGCAGGACGACTTGGTTGCGGTACGGTTTCCGACCGCCACCGACGGTTGGGTTGTGGGGCACGATGGCGTGATCCTGCACAGCCAGGACGCCGGGCAAACCTGGGAGAAACAGTTCGACGGCCGCGCGGCCAAAGACCTTTTCACCCGTCATTACCAGCCCCTGGCCGATAGCGGCGATGCCGATGCCCAAGCGGCGCTGGCGTTGATCGAGCGCAATTACAAAGTCGGCCCGGCCTTGCCGTTGCTCGACCTGTGGTTTGAAGACGCGCAGCAAGGCTATGCGGTGGGCTCGTTCGGCATGTTGCTGAAGACGCTTGACGGCGGCCGCACCTGGCTGCCGTGGCTGGAACACATCGACAACCCGGACGTGCTCAATTTGAACGCGATCATCGGTATCAATGGCCAGCTGTACATCGCCGCCGAGAGCGGCACGGTGTATCGCCTCAACCGCGCCACCCAGCGCTTTGACACGCTTGCCACGGGTTACGACGGCAGCTTTTTCGGCCTGGCTTGCCAGGGCCAGACGGTATTGGCGTTTGGTCTGGTGGGGACGGTGTATCGCAGTGAGGACCAGGGAGACACCTGGGCACCGCTGGACACACCCTCCGAGGCGATTATTACCGCCGGTTTGGCGTTGCCCGACGGCCAGCAGTTCGTGCTGGTCAACGCCGCAGGGGACCTGCTGACGGGCAACCAGCAGGGGCCGGCAATGGCCCTGCACAAGACCGCAAGGCCTGCGCGCTACACCGGCATCCTGGCGCTGGGCGACGGCCGCTTCCTGATGAGCAGCCTGGAAGGTATCCGCACCGAGACGCCGTCTGACTCGACGGCGCAACGGTAA
- a CDS encoding efflux RND transporter permease subunit encodes MAHSPGQSDGMPITSNLKDFDTASGTRTERLIFNHRRLLIAICILLTLGLGFLSARLQVKASFEDMMPQSHPFVKNYLEHASSLRSLGNSVRIVVTNRDGDIYDPAYLQTLREINDKVYLYPGVDRAFVKSLWMPVVRWNEITADGFQGGPVMPIGFDGSAASVEALRFNVRRSGITGSLVGNDQKSSMIFLPLIDKDAVTGEAFDYKAFRDQIETLRGDFKQRGVDIQVIGFAQLIGDLIDGLNQVLVYFLIAAVTATLFILFYTRCWRSTLLVTGCSIVAVVWQMGLMQAFGFVLDPYSILVPFLIFAIGVSHGAQKMNGVMQDIGRGTHKYIAARFTFRRLFLAGMTALLADAVGFAVLAVIDIPVIRGLAAAASIGVAVLIFTNLILLPVLLSFTGVSAASAARSQRRLEGTHPLLVWLSRFADKRRAVWVIVATVVLTAGGWMVALNIKIGDLDPGAPELRADSTYNKDNAYISGHYQLSSDQFAVIVATPPQGLINYETLLEMDRLEQVLRDLPGVQTTVSAATLARAYTKVGFEGSLKWESINRDPFVLQDAMNLVSATSPEMFNDARSVAPIIAFLSDHKAETLTRVVTAVEAFAKAHNTDERQFLLAAGTSGIDAATNIAVEHANRTMLLYVYAAVILLCFITFRSWRAVIVAVVPLVVTTILCEALMVMLGIGVKVATLPVTALGVGIGVDYSLYLLTIHLYHQRQGASIREAYLAALSSTGKVVALIGVTLSAGVITWAWSPIKFQADMGILLAFMFLWNMLGALILVPSLAAFLLPQSPMTRQGGQTDQTDVLKTQARRPPPMPAQAARKPPGVRAG; translated from the coding sequence ATGGCACACTCTCCCGGTCAAAGCGACGGCATGCCGATTACGTCCAATCTCAAGGATTTCGACACGGCCTCCGGAACGCGCACTGAGCGCCTGATCTTCAACCATCGGCGGCTGCTGATCGCCATTTGTATCCTGCTGACCCTGGGCCTGGGCTTTTTGTCGGCGCGGCTGCAAGTCAAGGCCAGCTTTGAAGACATGATGCCGCAGTCCCATCCCTTCGTTAAAAACTACCTTGAACACGCCAGTTCGCTGCGCAGCCTGGGCAACTCGGTGCGCATTGTCGTCACCAACCGTGACGGCGACATTTACGACCCGGCGTACCTGCAAACCCTGCGCGAGATCAACGACAAGGTTTACCTGTACCCCGGCGTCGACCGCGCGTTCGTCAAGTCGCTATGGATGCCGGTGGTGCGCTGGAACGAAATCACCGCCGATGGCTTCCAGGGCGGCCCGGTGATGCCCATCGGTTTCGACGGCTCGGCGGCCAGCGTAGAAGCGCTGCGGTTCAACGTGCGGCGCTCGGGCATTACCGGCTCGCTGGTGGGCAATGACCAGAAGTCCTCGATGATTTTCCTGCCGTTGATCGACAAGGATGCGGTCACGGGCGAAGCCTTCGACTACAAGGCTTTTCGCGACCAGATCGAAACCCTGCGCGGTGACTTCAAACAGCGTGGCGTGGATATCCAGGTGATCGGTTTTGCGCAATTGATCGGCGATTTGATCGACGGGCTCAACCAGGTGTTGGTGTACTTCCTGATCGCCGCTGTCACCGCGACCCTGTTTATCCTGTTCTACACCCGCTGCTGGCGCAGTACCTTGCTGGTGACCGGGTGCTCCATCGTCGCGGTGGTCTGGCAGATGGGCTTGATGCAAGCCTTCGGTTTTGTGCTCGACCCGTATTCGATCCTGGTGCCCTTCCTGATCTTTGCCATCGGCGTTTCCCACGGTGCGCAAAAGATGAACGGGGTGATGCAGGACATCGGGCGTGGTACCCACAAATACATCGCCGCGCGCTTCACCTTCCGGCGCCTGTTCCTGGCCGGGATGACCGCGCTGCTGGCCGATGCCGTGGGGTTTGCAGTACTGGCGGTAATTGATATTCCGGTGATCCGTGGCCTGGCGGCAGCAGCCAGTATTGGTGTGGCTGTGCTGATCTTCACCAACCTGATTCTGTTGCCGGTGTTGCTGTCGTTCACCGGCGTCAGTGCCGCCTCGGCGGCGCGCAGCCAGCGCCGGCTGGAGGGTACGCACCCATTACTGGTGTGGCTCAGCAGGTTTGCCGACAAGCGCCGCGCGGTATGGGTGATCGTGGCGACGGTGGTACTTACGGCGGGCGGCTGGATGGTCGCACTCAACATCAAGATCGGCGACCTCGACCCCGGCGCACCGGAGCTGCGCGCCGACTCGACCTATAACAAGGACAACGCCTACATCAGCGGCCACTACCAACTGTCCAGCGATCAGTTCGCGGTCATCGTGGCCACGCCGCCCCAAGGCCTGATCAACTATGAAACCCTGTTGGAAATGGACCGTTTGGAGCAGGTCCTGCGGGACTTGCCCGGGGTGCAAACCACTGTGTCGGCGGCCACCCTGGCGCGGGCCTACACCAAGGTGGGCTTCGAAGGTTCATTGAAGTGGGAAAGCATCAACCGCGACCCGTTTGTGTTGCAGGACGCGATGAACCTGGTGTCTGCCACCAGCCCGGAGATGTTCAACGACGCCCGTTCGGTGGCGCCGATCATCGCGTTTCTCAGCGATCACAAGGCCGAGACCCTGACCCGGGTGGTCACCGCCGTCGAGGCGTTTGCCAAGGCGCATAACACCGACGAGCGCCAGTTCCTGTTGGCAGCCGGCACCTCGGGCATTGATGCCGCGACCAACATTGCGGTGGAACACGCCAACCGCACGATGTTGTTGTACGTGTACGCAGCGGTGATCCTGTTGTGCTTCATCACCTTTCGCAGCTGGCGCGCGGTGATCGTCGCGGTGGTGCCACTGGTGGTCACCACCATCCTGTGTGAAGCGCTGATGGTGATGCTGGGTATCGGCGTCAAGGTCGCGACCTTGCCGGTGACGGCGCTGGGGGTCGGGATCGGCGTGGACTATTCGTTGTACCTGCTGACCATCCACCTCTATCACCAGCGACAGGGCGCCTCGATTCGGGAAGCCTACCTCGCCGCGCTGTCCTCCACCGGCAAGGTCGTGGCCTTGATCGGTGTAACGCTGTCGGCCGGGGTCATCACCTGGGCCTGGTCACCGATCAAGTTCCAGGCCGACATGGGCATCCTGCTGGCGTTCATGTTCCTGTGGAACATGCTCGGTGCGCTGATCCTGGTACCGAGCCTGGCCGCGTTTCTGTTGCCGCAGTCGCCGATGACCCGCCAAGGCGGGCAAACCGATCAAACCGATGTGCTCAAGACTCAGGCCAGGCGCCCGCCGCCCATGCCGGCGCAGGCGGCCCGCAAGCCGCCCGGCGTGCGGGCGGGCTAA
- a CDS encoding cytochrome c oxidase subunit 3 family protein — MNRTRVLPGVPGIWIFILLDMLFFSVLFLAYGMERARQPQLFAAAQAQLNVALGLCNMLVLLTSSWLVAQAVHAIRLGRTRAGKRLLVAALCCALVFAAVKLVEYGQEFSRGITPLTDSFFTLYFSLTFFHFLHVLAGSVVLAILARNTGLCAYDSGRTSGLETGATYWHMVDLIWIMLFPLLYLAK; from the coding sequence ATGAATAGGACCCGTGTATTACCCGGCGTGCCGGGGATCTGGATTTTCATTCTGCTGGACATGCTGTTCTTCAGCGTTCTGTTTTTGGCCTATGGCATGGAAAGGGCCAGGCAACCCCAATTGTTTGCCGCCGCCCAGGCGCAACTGAACGTGGCCCTTGGCCTGTGCAACATGCTGGTGCTGTTGACCAGCTCCTGGCTGGTTGCGCAGGCCGTGCATGCCATTCGCCTGGGGCGCACGCGCGCCGGCAAGCGCCTGTTGGTCGCGGCGCTGTGCTGTGCGCTGGTGTTTGCCGCGGTCAAGCTGGTGGAGTACGGGCAGGAGTTTTCCAGGGGTATCACGCCGCTGACCGACAGCTTCTTCACGTTGTATTTCAGCCTGACATTTTTTCATTTTCTGCATGTCCTGGCGGGTAGCGTGGTGTTGGCCATCCTGGCGCGCAACACCGGCCTGTGTGCCTACGACAGCGGACGAACCTCGGGCCTGGAAACAGGCGCCACCTATTGGCACATGGTCGACCTCATCTGGATCATGCTTTTTCCACTTCTGTACCTGGCGAAGTAA
- a CDS encoding cytochrome C oxidase subunit IV family protein encodes MELFFNRLGAVWLALMLATAGGAWVAALQAGEQWAPAAILGLAALKIALVMLWFMELFGAPRIWQAVFGTWLLVVSALLIASFILI; translated from the coding sequence ATGGAACTGTTCTTCAACCGTCTAGGCGCCGTGTGGCTGGCGCTGATGCTCGCCACGGCGGGCGGCGCCTGGGTTGCCGCGCTGCAGGCCGGTGAACAGTGGGCTCCGGCGGCCATCCTGGGTTTGGCGGCGCTGAAAATCGCGCTGGTCATGCTCTGGTTCATGGAGCTGTTTGGCGCCCCGCGCATTTGGCAAGCGGTGTTCGGTACCTGGTTGCTGGTGGTCAGCGCGTTATTGATCGCCAGTTTCATCCTTATCTGA
- a CDS encoding SDR family NAD(P)-dependent oxidoreductase, with protein sequence MFDLTGKNAIVTGGASGIGAATARRLRQAGAQVWIADVTQASEDGCHYRHVDVANEAAIATLCDEVMDRTGHLDIYVNNAAISSGHLLADADLERSERFWRVNQMGVQMGIKHAAARMTAGGSIINFSSITAVRGFAQWGEYAATKGAIMALTQTAAVEYGSRGIRVNCIAPGIIETPMAMSEAPDMVRKNAAVFALLGRIGQPEELAAVVHFLASDDASYITGQILSVDGGWSTGTSIRGIELALAT encoded by the coding sequence ATGTTTGATCTCACGGGCAAGAACGCCATCGTCACCGGCGGTGCATCCGGTATCGGCGCCGCCACCGCGCGCCGTTTGCGCCAGGCCGGCGCGCAGGTCTGGATCGCCGACGTTACCCAGGCCAGCGAAGACGGCTGCCATTACCGGCATGTCGATGTGGCCAACGAGGCTGCTATCGCCACGCTGTGTGACGAGGTGATGGACCGCACCGGGCACCTGGATATTTACGTGAACAACGCGGCGATCTCCAGCGGGCACTTGCTGGCCGACGCGGACCTGGAGCGCTCCGAGCGGTTCTGGCGCGTCAACCAGATGGGCGTGCAAATGGGCATCAAGCACGCCGCGGCGCGCATGACGGCAGGTGGCTCGATCATCAATTTTTCATCGATCACGGCGGTGCGCGGGTTTGCCCAGTGGGGTGAATACGCCGCCACCAAGGGCGCGATCATGGCATTGACGCAAACGGCGGCGGTTGAATACGGCTCGCGCGGTATCCGGGTCAACTGCATCGCGCCCGGCATCATTGAAACGCCGATGGCCATGAGCGAAGCGCCAGATATGGTGCGCAAGAACGCCGCGGTGTTTGCCTTGCTCGGCCGTATCGGCCAGCCCGAAGAGCTGGCCGCCGTGGTGCATTTTCTGGCCAGCGACGACGCCAGCTACATCACCGGGCAGATCCTCTCGGTAGACGGCGGCTGGAGCACGGGCACATCGATCAGGGGGATTGAGCTGGCGTTGGCGACTTGA
- the aldA gene encoding aldehyde dehydrogenase: protein MTSPEFTFQHYLNGRFIPGSGQRIEVFNPSTQGLIGSIPDGDAALVDEAVGAARAAQDSWAALPANERGQYLRRMAKLVRENLPRLAQVIAIEQGKVMPLAELEVALAAEYLDYNAEWARRLEGEIVASDRPKENILLFRRPMGVVAGILPWNFPLFMVVRKVAPALLTGNTVVIKPSEETPYSAYEFARIVEQAQLPAGVFNLIGGVGASVGQALVAHPLVDMISFTGSSAAGAAIMANAARNITKVNLELGGKAPAIILDDANIDLAVAAMKATKSLNSGQACNCTERVYVQRGVQAEFNEKLAAAFESIQFGDPLGGRPVEMGPVINRAAVERLGLLVDDALAKGAQILTGGSGLDSDNGCFFKPTVIANTHADMHILQREIFGPVVMVDTIEDLDEGIARANDSEYGLSSSIFTSSLASSMHAIGALKFGETYVNRENFEAFQGFHAGVRRSGIGGADGKHGLYEYTHTQVAYIQG, encoded by the coding sequence ATGACAAGCCCTGAATTTACTTTTCAGCACTACCTCAATGGCCGTTTTATCCCAGGTTCGGGCCAACGTATCGAGGTGTTCAACCCCTCGACCCAAGGCCTGATCGGTTCGATTCCCGATGGTGATGCGGCGCTGGTCGACGAAGCGGTTGGCGCCGCACGCGCGGCCCAGGACAGTTGGGCCGCCCTGCCCGCCAATGAGCGCGGCCAGTACCTGCGACGCATGGCCAAACTGGTCCGCGAGAACCTGCCGCGCCTGGCACAGGTCATCGCCATCGAACAAGGCAAGGTCATGCCGCTGGCGGAGCTTGAGGTCGCACTGGCCGCCGAATACCTGGACTACAACGCCGAGTGGGCGCGACGGCTTGAGGGTGAGATCGTCGCCAGTGACCGGCCCAAGGAAAACATTCTGTTGTTTCGTCGCCCAATGGGTGTGGTGGCCGGCATCCTGCCGTGGAATTTCCCCTTGTTCATGGTGGTGCGCAAGGTCGCCCCGGCCCTGCTGACGGGCAATACGGTGGTGATCAAGCCCAGTGAGGAAACCCCATACAGCGCCTACGAGTTCGCGCGTATTGTCGAACAGGCGCAATTGCCCGCCGGCGTGTTCAACCTGATCGGCGGCGTGGGCGCCAGTGTCGGCCAGGCGCTGGTGGCCCACCCCTTGGTGGATATGATCAGCTTCACCGGCAGTTCAGCCGCGGGCGCAGCAATCATGGCCAACGCCGCGCGCAACATTACCAAGGTCAACCTGGAACTGGGGGGCAAGGCCCCGGCGATCATCCTCGATGATGCCAACATCGACCTGGCTGTGGCTGCCATGAAGGCCACTAAAAGCCTGAACAGTGGCCAGGCCTGCAACTGCACCGAGCGGGTCTACGTACAGCGTGGCGTGCAGGCCGAGTTCAACGAAAAACTCGCGGCGGCGTTCGAGAGTATTCAGTTCGGTGACCCCCTGGGCGGCCGCCCCGTCGAAATGGGCCCGGTGATCAACCGCGCTGCCGTCGAGCGCCTGGGCCTGCTGGTGGATGACGCATTGGCCAAGGGCGCGCAGATCCTCACCGGCGGCAGCGGCCTGGACAGCGATAACGGCTGTTTTTTCAAGCCGACGGTGATCGCCAATACCCACGCCGACATGCATATCCTGCAACGCGAGATCTTTGGCCCGGTGGTCATGGTCGACACCATTGAAGACCTCGACGAGGGCATTGCCCGCGCGAATGACAGCGAGTACGGCCTGAGCTCGTCGATCTTCACCAGCAGCCTGGCCAGCTCGATGCACGCCATCGGTGCGCTGAAATTTGGCGAGACCTACGTCAACCGTGAGAACTTCGAGGCCTTCCAGGGTTTCCATGCCGGTGTACGTCGTTCCGGTATCGGCGGCGCGGATGGCAAGCACGGTCTGTACGAGTACACCCACACCCAGGTCGCCTACATCCAGGGCTGA
- a CDS encoding alpha-hydroxy acid oxidase, which produces MEQNITWARVERLMQHWGKPFVIKGLQSVSDARNAAAAGVHGIIVSNHGGRQLDGTAATVDLVANIVDAVGDQLEVVLDGGVRRGSHIVKALAMGARACMLGRPYLYGLAAFGQPGVQRVLSLLRQETARTLALLGCANLDEINRQHITVAGKLPHFLAATDHPPLSTTLLRSVK; this is translated from the coding sequence ATGGAACAGAACATCACCTGGGCGCGGGTAGAACGGCTGATGCAGCATTGGGGCAAGCCGTTCGTGATCAAAGGCCTGCAATCGGTCAGCGATGCGCGTAACGCGGCCGCCGCCGGGGTGCATGGAATCATCGTTTCCAACCACGGCGGGCGCCAGCTTGACGGCACCGCCGCCACCGTGGACCTGGTCGCCAACATTGTCGACGCCGTGGGTGACCAGCTGGAAGTGGTCCTCGACGGCGGCGTACGGCGTGGCAGCCATATCGTCAAGGCGCTGGCCATGGGCGCCCGCGCCTGCATGCTCGGCCGCCCTTACCTCTACGGTCTGGCTGCTTTCGGCCAGCCCGGTGTGCAACGCGTACTCAGCCTGCTGCGCCAGGAGACGGCGCGCACGCTGGCCCTGCTTGGCTGTGCCAACCTCGATGAGATCAACCGCCAACACATCACCGTGGCCGGCAAGCTGCCGCATTTTTTGGCCGCCACTGATCACCCGCCACTCTCAACCACTTTGCTTCGGAGCGTGAAATGA